The following proteins are encoded in a genomic region of Cryptomeria japonica chromosome 11, Sugi_1.0, whole genome shotgun sequence:
- the LOC131859749 gene encoding NAD(P)H-quinone oxidoreductase subunit I, chloroplastic-like, translated as MFSMVTGFMNYSEQAIQAARYIGQGFMVTLYHMNRLPITIQYPYEKLIPSERFRRRIHFEFDKCIACEVCVHVCPINLPIVDWKVGIDIGKKRLENYSIDFGICIFCGNCVEYFPTNCLAMTEEYELSTYDCHELNYDHIALGRLPISVVEDLTIQTIPS; from the coding sequence ATGTTCTCCATGGTAACTGGGTTTATGAATTATAGTGAACAAGCAATACAGGCTGCGAGATACATCGGTCAAGGTTTTATGGTTACCTTATATCACATGAATCGTTTACCTATTACTATTCAATATCCCTATGAAAAATTGATTCCATCAGAACGATTTCGCAGGAGGAtccactttgaatttgataaatgtatTGCTTGTGAAGTATGCGTCCATGTATGCCCGATCAATCTACCTATTGTGGATTGGAAAGTCGGAATAGATATTGGGAAAAAACGATTGGAAAATTATAGTATTGATTTTGGAATTTGTATCTTTTGTGGAAATTGTGTGGAATATTTCCCTACAAATTGTCTGGCGATGACTGAAGAATATGAACTTTCGACCTATGATTGTCATGAATTAAATTATGATCATATTGCTTTAGGACGTTTACCAATATCGGTTGTTGAAGATTTAACAATTCAAACAATTCCGAGCTGA
- the LOC131045603 gene encoding NAD(P)H-quinone oxidoreductase subunit 1, chloroplastic-like, producing MVINIADLEEQAINLFSRLGFSREISSLIWILIDIIILLLGITIGLLVIVWLERKISAGIQQHIGPEYAGPLGIIQALTDGIKLLLKEDIIPSRGDIWLFSIGPAVVVIPIFLGYLVIPFGRHIILMDLSIGIFFWIAISSIAPLGLLIAGYGSNNKYSFSGGLRAAAQAISYEIPLALCVLSISLRVIRWNMRFIFPSFYFY from the coding sequence ATGGTTATTAATATAGCAGATCTCGAAGAACAAGCTATCAATTTATTTTCTCGATTGGGATTTTCAAGAGAAATTTCTAGTCTTATATGGATTCTAATCGACATAATTATCCTTCTATTGGGAATTACAATAGGATTATTAGTTATTGTATGGCTCGAAAGAAAAATATCTGCGGGAATACAACAACACATTGGACCTGAATACGCCGGTCCTTTGGGAATTATTCAAGCCTTGACGGATGGAATAAAACTACTACTAAAAGAGGATATTATTCCATCTAGGGGGGATATTTGGTTATTTAGTATTGGACCAGCGGTAGTGGTCATACCTATTTTTTTAGGCTATTTAGTAATTCCCTTTGGTCGCCACATTATTTTAATGGATCTTAGTATAGGCATTTTTTTTTGGATTGCAATTTCAAGTATTGCTCCCCTTGGACTGCTTATAGCAGGATAtggatcaaataataaatattcttttTCAGGTGGTCTCCGAGCTGCTGCTCAAGCTATTAGTTACGAAATTCCTTTAGCTTTATGTGTGTTATCTATATCTCTACGTGTGATTCGTTGGAATATGAGATTcatttttccctctttttatttCTACTAA